The segment ATCAGCTACACCAAGCGCATAGCCAATTGCGTTTCAGCAGATCGTGCCTGAGCACTTCGAGACTTTTGTCGGGTTGTTCCGAGTCAAAAAGTTGCTGGCACTTGGGTCTGTGAATTTGTAACTCCTTTTCCAAACGGGGATTGGAGTTGGAGGCGGAGGTCGGAATCGAACCGACGAATGCAGCTTTTGCAGAGCCGTGCCTTACCACTTGGCTACTCCGCCCATCGACGGGCGCATCATAATTCAGTTCGGACACACAGCAAGCGCAAGTTTCACGCCTGCTCTCTCCAGCCTAGCCTGTGCCGCTTCGTCCACAGTTCTTTCGGATTGAATATCCCTGTCGGTGTGATGATACCCGTAATGAGTTCGGGGGGCGTGACGTCGAAACCGGGGTTGCGCGCGTTGCTCGACGGATTCGCCACGCGGATAAACACTCGTCGGCCATCGCGAGTCCCGCGCTTCCCGTTCGGGGTTTGCAGGGTGCCCCATGCGCCGAGGACCTCGGTTTGATCGCGCTCTTCAATCGGAATGTCGTGACCTGACGATAAGCGCCAGTCGATAGTTGAGAGCGGAATCGTGACATAGAATGGGACGTTGTGCCGTGCGGCCAGGATCGCCTTCGTGTAAGTCCCGATTTTGTTCGCCACTTCGCCGGTGTGTCCCAGCGTGCGGTCACTTCCCACAATGACCAAATCGATTTCTCCGCGCTGCATCAGATGACCGGCGGCATTGTCGGCGATGATCTCGTGAGAAATACCCTGCTGCGAGAGCTCCCAGGCCGTCAGCGTCGCGCCTTGCGAACGCGGCCGGGTTTCGTCGCAGAAGACGTGAATTTTTTTGTGCTCCGCCTGCGCGGCATAAATCGGGGCCGTGGCAGTGCCGACGTCCACGAACGCGAGCCAGCCGGCATTGCAATGCGTCAGAACTCTCATTCCATCCCGGATCAACGGCGCGCCGTGCCGGCCGATCGCCTCGCAATGCTTCACGTCGGCGTTGGCGAATTCCTCGGCCGCAGCCAGCGCCAGCGCCTGTTGTTCCTCGACGGTTTTGCCCGCGCTCATCGCGTGGAGGACTTCGTTCATGGCGTTCACCGGGTCAACGGCCGTCGGACGCGCGGCTTCAAGAGTCCGATAAACTCCGTCAATGTGACGGGAAAAACCCGCGATTGCCTTACCGCGAAACGCACGCGCACCCTGAGCCAGACCATACGCCGCCGTTGCGCCGATCGCCCCCGCGCCGCGCACGACCATGTCTCTGATGGCCCGGGCTGTTTCCCTGAAGTCTCGCGTCGATACGACTTCGAATTTATGAGGAAGCAGTCGCTGTTCGATGAGCAGCACCGCGTTATCCTGCGAATCGAATGTGACTGTTCGATAGTGCCGGGTGCGTCGGCCGACAGTTACGTTCATGAAGTGCGAGTACCCATTCAGCCGTATG is part of the Candidatus Angelobacter sp. genome and harbors:
- the mtnA gene encoding S-methyl-5-thioribose-1-phosphate isomerase — translated: MNVTVGRRTRHYRTVTFDSQDNAVLLIEQRLLPHKFEVVSTRDFRETARAIRDMVVRGAGAIGATAAYGLAQGARAFRGKAIAGFSRHIDGVYRTLEAARPTAVDPVNAMNEVLHAMSAGKTVEEQQALALAAAEEFANADVKHCEAIGRHGAPLIRDGMRVLTHCNAGWLAFVDVGTATAPIYAAQAEHKKIHVFCDETRPRSQGATLTAWELSQQGISHEIIADNAAGHLMQRGEIDLVIVGSDRTLGHTGEVANKIGTYTKAILAARHNVPFYVTIPLSTIDWRLSSGHDIPIEERDQTEVLGAWGTLQTPNGKRGTRDGRRVFIRVANPSSNARNPGFDVTPPELITGIITPTGIFNPKELWTKRHRLGWREQA